The Deltaproteobacteria bacterium genome window below encodes:
- a CDS encoding serine O-acetyltransferase: MFRSIRNDIKVIFERDPAARSVLEIFLCYPG; this comes from the coding sequence ATGTTCCGATCGATCCGGAACGACATCAAGGTCATCTTCGAGAGGGACCCCGCCGCGCGCAGCGTGCTCGAGATCTTCCTCTGCTACCCCGG